Proteins encoded together in one Rhodothermales bacterium window:
- a CDS encoding integration host factor subunit beta, giving the protein MTKADIVDRIADGTGLTKTETEAVINGFMTIVKSALTEGESVYLRGFGTFKAQKRAARTARNPRTNQEVRVSERVLPVFKASQEFRDAVESRLDPQDIE; this is encoded by the coding sequence GTGACTAAGGCTGACATTGTTGATCGAATTGCAGACGGAACCGGCCTCACCAAGACAGAGACTGAAGCTGTGATTAACGGCTTCATGACTATTGTTAAGTCTGCTCTTACTGAGGGTGAGTCTGTCTATTTGAGAGGATTCGGAACGTTCAAGGCCCAGAAGCGGGCCGCTCGGACAGCGCGCAATCCGCGGACGAACCAGGAGGTTCGTGTGAGTGAGAGGGTTCTCCCCGTCTTCAAGGCGTCGCAAGAATTTCGCGACGCCGTTGAGTCACGACTCGACCCACAGGATATTGAATAG